A region from the Fusarium musae strain F31 chromosome 1, whole genome shotgun sequence genome encodes:
- a CDS encoding hypothetical protein (EggNog:ENOG41): MSSATNTTPEVITPSESSASATALITITMATNPSTLERLPQEILLKVNKLLIFRGASRLARTSKYLYRILNREIYKLAGKHDNWYPLFAAAATGNIGTFERCFENGAVVDTHWPLYSTLEFGHGQRLYLTLGWRPLRQAISSRQTVAVDWLLHHGADPDETLLEAVLMHRREAPLAFAFRCGHGRFQNWITCRTILFDLLEAGADLNEVEQGPADEIEAMYDYRWYISAYWQSGL; this comes from the coding sequence ATGTCGTCCGCAACCAACACCACCCCCGAGGTCATCACCCCCTCCGAGAGCAGCGCATCCGCCACTgctctcatcaccatcaccatggcCACCAACCCCTCCACCCTCGAGCGTCTCCCGCAGGAGATCctcctcaaagtcaacaagctcctcatcttTCGTGGCGCCTCCCGCCTCGCCCGTACCTCAAAGTATCTCTACCGCATCCTCAACCGGGAGATCTACAAGCTCGCCGGCAAGCACGACAACTGGTACCCGCTCTTCGCCGCAGCAGCCACCGGCAACATCGGCACCTTTGAGCGCTGCTTCGAGAACGGCGCCGTGGTCGACACCCACTGGCCCCTGTACTCGACTCTGGAGTTTGGACACGGCCAGCGTCTCTACCTCACCCTCGGCTGGCGTCCTCTGCGCCAGGCCATCTCCTCTCGACAGACCGTCGCTGTGGACTGgctcctccatcatggcgCTGATCCTGATGAGACCCTCCTGGAGGCGGTCTTGATGCACCGTCGCGAGGCGCCCCTTGCTTTTGCCTTTCGTTGTGGACACGGGCGGTTCCAGAACTGGATCACCTGCCGTACCATTCTCTttgatctccttgaggcTGGCGCTGACCTCAATGAGGTCGAGCAGGGTCCGGCTGATGAGATCGAGGCTATGTACGACTACCGTTGGTACATCTCCGCGTACTGGCAGTCTGGACTTTGA
- a CDS encoding hypothetical protein (EggNog:ENOG41), translated as MNRDKILTAAAVERMIAAGQTIVVFEDSVLKLDGWMDRHPGGRLAVLHMVGRDATDEMKAYHSEATLRTMKAYRIGRKQGSWVNRTPPIRGGVFRLDAQDIDISDSSTSSDTDDTDNTSLDDAVSSASSSPSVVDVKDEGQGLRQRAVKTDDSRKRTATLRVANAGVAREIQNDLETYPSLDTRVQEEIARKYQLLHQRIHDEGLYQCPYVEYGKEMMRYTTLFTLFGVLFYNQWYITSAVFLGLFWHQIMFSAHDAGHLAITSNFVVDTLIGMFIADFCCGLSIGWWKSSHNVHHLVTNQPEHDPDIQNVPLFATCPSFFKSLRSTYYNFTFVWDAAADFLVPFQRWTYYPVMGIARFNLYLLSWLHVLSEKSSQLGKSRAWWIRPTEITFMACYWFLFGYCLLWRGLPDWTTRVIFVLVSHIITMPLHVQITLSHWGMSTVDLGETESFAQRQLRTTMDVDCPAWMDFVHGGLQFQAVHHLFPRVPRHNLRKVQVMIREFCNDTGVPYSILNFTDGNRKVLGRLKDVSDQLDIMIKCQQHMARTGESGLH; from the exons ATGAACCGCGACAAGATCTTGACCGCTGCGGCGGTTGAGAGAATGATCGCAGCTGGTCAAACAatcgtcgtcttcgaagACTCGGTACTCAAGCTCGATGGCTGGATGGATAGACATCCCGGTGGAAGATTGGCAGTTCTTCACATGGTGGGCAGAGATGCCACCGACGAGATGAAAGC TTATCACTCGGAAGCGACCTTGCGAACAATGAAGGCCTATCGGATCGGTCGGAAGCAAGGATCCTGGGTGAACCGCACACCACCAATTAGAGGCGGCGTCTTCCGCCTCGACGCCCAAGATATCGACATCTCGGACTCGAGCACATCCTCCGACACCGACGACACCGACAACACGAGCCTCGACGACGCCGTTAGTTCCGCCTCGTCATCGCCCAGCGTGGTCGACGTCAAGGATGAAGGACAAGGTCTTCGTCAGCGGGCAGTAAAGACAGACGACTCACGAAAGCGCACTGCGACGCTCCGTGTGGCGAATGCAGGAGTCGCACGGGAGATTCAGAACGACCTTGAAACGTACCCTTCGCTGGATACAAGGGTGCAGGAAGAGATTGCGAGAAAGTaccagcttcttcaccagCGGATCCACGATGAGGGTCTTTACCAGTGTCCGTACGTTGAGTATGGGAAGGAGATGATGCGGTACACCACGCTGTTTACGCTCTTTGGCGTGTTGTTTTATAACCAGTGGTACATCACATCTGCTGTGTTCCTGGGATTGTTCTGG CATCAAATCATGTTTAGCGCGCATGATGCTGGCCATCTTGCGATTACGTCTAATTTTGTCGTCGACACTCTTATTGGCATGTTTATTGCTGATTTCTGCTGTGGTCTGTCGATTGGATGGTGGAAGAGCAGTCACAACGTGCACCACCTTGTGACGAACCAACCT GAACATGATCCTGATATTCAGAACGTCCCTCTGTTTGCGACTTGCCCCTCATTCTTCAAGTCCCTTCGCTCAACTTACTACAACTTCACTTTCGTCTGGGACGCCGCAGCCGATTTCCTCGTTCCCTTCCAGCGCTGGACTTACTACCCCGTCATGGGCATCGCTCGCTTCAACCTGTACCTCCTCTCCTGGCTGCACGTCCTTTCTGAAAAGTCCTCGCAGCTTGGAAAGAGCCGCGCCTGGTGGATTCGCCCTACCGAGATCACCTTCATGGCCTGCTACTGGTTCCTCTTCGGTTACTGCCTCCTCTGGCGCGGTCTTCCCGACTGGACCACCcgcgtcatcttcgtcctggTCTCCCACATCATCACTATGCCACTACACGTGCAAATCACACTCTCCCACTGGGGAATGTCGACCGTCGACCTCGGCGAGACCGAGTCCTTTGCGCAGCGCCAGCTCCGCACCACCATGGACGTTGATTGCCCTGCGTGGATGGACTTTGTGCACGGCGGTCTCCAGTTCCAGGCCGTCCACCACCTGTTCCCTCGTGTGCCGCGCCACAACCTGCGCAAGGTGCAGGTCATGATCCGAGAATTCTGCAACGACACTGGTGTGCCGTACTCGATCCTCAACTTCACCGATGGCAACAGAAAGGTGCTGGGGCGGTTGAAGGATGTTAGTGATCAATTGGATATCATGATCAAGTGCCAGCAACACATGGCGAGAACGGGGGAGAGTGGATTGCATTAG
- a CDS encoding hypothetical protein (EggNog:ENOG41~MEROPS:MER0017177), which yields MPSQDFTQIPIIDISSPTPQTLSHLRTALTQIGFLYISNHSVPTSTITALINILPDLFALSPQTKQEIALENSPHFLGYSAAGTETTAGKADLREQVELATELERAPLDAPLYDGLRGPNQWPSALPELKGVVTRYIEEMTLLGERFLRLVAKALDLPDDIFFSYLSDQHRLKLVHYPASTTSSQGVGPHKDSSGWWTFLLQASPQVNGLQVLNKSGSWIDVPAIPDTFVVNIGQAFEVVTNGVCKATTHRVLSSPEERFSVPFFQGVRRDLTRNEAVTSLKAHFERWGEGEEAGEAGAVDNPFVRGLYDTWGETQLRTKFSKMALELPARQTFTVRSDNVYSYIFIPPTSQSTTLLFLHGFPSTLTDWVHQIQHFSSEGYGVVALDLLGYGESSKPTDVHAYRLKSMGDEVIELLDHLNLKTIVGIGHDFGATLLSRMAAYHPSRWEALVFLAVGPPKLGTPFDVDMINTMTKQFLGYEMLGYIPWLADFTTQEILEKNAETAMSLVFCRDREEWETWFHPLGKMEEFVRQDRRLPIASWYTDDLQEAHLKAFGSNGGYKGVCRWYRMWKDNLFAPDEQGFEDFHISQLVLFIVPSEPEQSAAQQQQMLSSWAPQLQTVKLNTSHWIHIQAPAETNTTIQNFLTSRR from the exons ATGCCCTCCCAAGACTTCACCCAAATCCccatcatcgacatctcATCCCCCACGCCCCAAACCCTCTCCCATCTCCGCACCGCCCTCACACAAATCGGCTTCCTCTACATCTCCAACCACTCCGTCCCCACCTCCACAATAACagccctcatcaacatcctcccAGACCTCTTCGCCCTCTCCCCCCAAACAAAGCAAGAAATTGCGCTGGAAAACTCTCCTCATTTTTTAGGTTACAGCGCTGCTGGCACGGAAACTACAGCTGGGAAGGCAGATCTGAGGGAACAGGTTGAGCTCGCTACGGAACTTGAGAGAGCGCCTCTTGATGCACCGCTGTACGATGGGCTGAGGGGTCCGAATCAATGGCCATCTGCGCTTCCGGAGCTGAAGGGTGTTGTTACGCGGTATATTGAGGAAATGACACTATTAGGCGAACGTTTTTTGAGACTTGTTGCGAAGGCTCTTGATCTTCCGGATGACATATTCTTCTCATACCTTTCTGATCAACACCGTCTTAAATTAGTTCACTACcctgcatcaacaacatcatcccaAGGCGTCGGTCCGCACAAAGACTCCTCAGGATGGTGGACCTTTCTCCTCCAAGCATCACCTCAAGTAAACGGTCTCCAAGTCCTCAACAAATCCGGCTCATGGATCGACGTCCCCGCCATCCCGGACACTTTCGTCGTCAACATCGGCCAAGCATTCGAAGTCGTGACAAACGGTGTATGCAAAGCGACTACACACCGCGTCCTATCCTCTCCAGAAGAACGATTTAGCGTTCCGTTCTTTCAAGGTGTGCGACGTGATTTAACGAGGAATGAGGCGGTGACTTCGCTGAAGGCGCATTTTGAACGCTGGGGTGAAGGGGAGGAGGCGGGTGAGGCGGGAGCGGTGGATAATCCGTTTGTGAGGGGGTTGTATGATACTTGGGGGGAGACGCAGTTGAGGACAAAA TTTTCCAAGATGGCACTCGAATTACCCGCGCGACAGACGTTTACAGTCCGTAGTGACAATGTATACTCTTACATCTTCATCCCTCCTACCTCCCAATCAACAacccttctctttcttcatgGCTTCCCATCAACCCTCACAGATTGGGTTCATCAAATTCAACATTTCTCTTCCGAGGGATATGGCGTCGTCGCTCTGGATCTGCTCGGTTACGGCGAAAGTAGCAAGCCAACAGATGTACACGCCTACCGCCTCAAGTCGATGGGCGATGAGGTCATCGAACTTCTCGACCATCTGaacctcaagaccatcgTGGGAATCGGCCATGATTTCGGCGCGACACTTTTATCCAGAATGGCAGCTTACCACCCCTCACGCTGGGAAGCTCTCGTATTTCTAGCCGTCGGACCGCCCAAGCTGGGGACGCCATTCGACGTTGACATGATCAACACCATGACCAAGCAGTTCCTGGGGTATGAGATGCTCGGATACATCCCATGGCTAGCCGATTTCACCACGCAGGAAATCCTCGAGAAGAACGCTGAAACGGCGATGAGTCTGGTGTTTTGTCGCGATCGCGAAGAGTGGGAGACGTGGTTCCATCCTCTTGGCAAGATGGAGGAGTTTGTGCGTCAAGACCGCAGACTTCCCATCGCATCATGGTACACTGATGATCTGCAGGAAGCACATCTCAAGGCATTTGGTTCAAATGGTGGGTATAAAGGCGTGTGTCGGTGGTATCGCATGTGGAAAGATAATCTCTTCGCCCCAGACGAACAAGGCTTTGAAGACTTTCACATCTCACAActcgttctcttcatcgtcccaTCAGAACCCGAGCAATCCGCcgctcaacaacagcaaatgCTTTCATCCTGGGCCCCTCAACTCCAAACCGTCAAGTTAAACACGAGCCACTGGATCCATATTCAAGCTCCCGCCGAAACCAACACTACAATCCAGAACTTCCTCACCTCACGCAGGTAG